From Triticum urartu cultivar G1812 chromosome 2, Tu2.1, whole genome shotgun sequence, a single genomic window includes:
- the LOC125537938 gene encoding BTB/POZ and MATH domain-containing protein 1-like gives MAENPAAAAAVNHGEGLRLPETSSICVTESAAHNFEVTNYALLEGLGVGKYITSSTFRVGGYDWNIMFYPDGSTKDFAGNASAFLYYLSKGKDGVRTKFTLTLLDGQGNAQEINKDYLPGNIERTLKDGKGADVTLLVGGREFSAHRFMLAAQSPVFDAQLFGPMMDEDTRCIEVVDMDPAIFEMLLHYIYMDSLPPRDEKGYDAASMQHLLVAADRYGLDRLKVMCEEELSKSINVQTVTSTLAVADQHFCEGLKNACEEFLSVPGIGTIVSLRNGFKRLMAKLELGDEEASAEGKE, from the exons ATGGCTGAGAAcccggctgctgctgctgcagtTAATCACGGCGAAGGCCTCCGGCTACCGGAGACGTCGTCGATATGCGTCACGGAGAGCGCCGCACACAACTTCGAGGTAACCAATTATGCGCTGCTCGAGGGCCTGGGCGTCGGGAAGTACATCACCTCAAGCACATTCAGGGTCGGCGGCTACGATTGGAATATCATGTTCTACCCGGACGGAAGCACGAAGGACTTTGCCGGCAACGCGTCAGCCTTTTTGTATTATCTCAGTAAGGGGAAGGACGGGGTGAGGACAAAATTCACCTTAACCCTGCTGGATGGTCAAGGCAATGCACAGGAAATCAACAAGGATTAC CTGCCCGGCAACATCGAGCGCACCCTCAAGGACGGGAAGGGCGCAGACGTCACGCTGCTCGTGGGCGGCAGGGAGTTCAGTGCGCACAGGTTCATGCTAGCTGCACAGTCGCCGGTTTTCGACGCACAGCTCTTTGGCCCGATGATGGACGAGGACACGCGGTGCATAGAGGTTGTCGACATGGACCCGGCCATCTTTGAGATGCTTCTTCACTACATCTACATGGATTCGCTGCCCCCGCGTGACGAGAAAGGTTACGATGCTGCTTCCATGCAGCACTTGCTCGTCGCGGCAGATCGGTACGGGCTGGACAGGCTCAAGGTGATGTGTGAAGAGGAACTGTCCAAAAGCATCAACGTCCAGACCGTCACGAGTACATTGGCGGTTGCAGATCAGCACTTCTGCGAAGGGCTCAAGAATGCTTGTGAGGAGTTTCTTTCTGTGCCGGGAATAGGGACCATTGTCTCTTTAAGAAACGGGTTCAAACGCCTCATGGCAAAGCTGGAACTGGGGGACGAGGAGGCATCTGCCGAGGGGAAGGAGTAA